A genomic window from Leptospiraceae bacterium includes:
- a CDS encoding FAD-dependent oxidoreductase: protein MSIAIIGSGISGSVLQKELPGSVVFEKSKTTSGRLYTVQLATNEKFDVGATFFRDPISYLDGGRQVANFSLRNYLSFHCMDSGFLSAGEDIDLFFPKTGMKCVSTALLDTKNIFLQHELEKISRNPEMESWTLSFTNGKEASFDTVILAQHLPGIISSLKNSGIMTEWDNFTRDYSEYTSILIITGLWRNLSNDLLSKIHSLSTIQGERGTEMELITLESKKYPPETNTLILSIQFSASFSSRNLERWVDENYKPLPASFAAAEYFLPRALALLGLQELEDKVPDEFYPRKWRYAFPDSSLFERELELDFSSEKYRAYLDMCYKTNIWPIGDWLWGGDVSRCVLGGIELAKEIKKKGLP from the coding sequence ATGAGTATTGCTATAATAGGAAGTGGAATTAGTGGTTCTGTCCTGCAGAAAGAACTACCCGGTTCAGTTGTTTTTGAAAAGTCAAAGACTACTTCCGGGCGTTTGTATACGGTTCAATTAGCTACCAATGAGAAGTTTGATGTAGGAGCGACCTTTTTTCGAGATCCGATTTCGTATTTAGATGGAGGGAGACAGGTTGCAAATTTTTCTCTCAGGAATTACTTATCTTTTCACTGTATGGACTCGGGCTTTCTTTCTGCTGGAGAGGATATCGATCTTTTTTTTCCAAAGACGGGAATGAAGTGCGTGTCAACGGCCTTACTGGATACTAAGAATATTTTCTTGCAGCATGAGTTAGAAAAAATTAGCCGTAATCCGGAAATGGAATCCTGGACTTTAAGCTTTACGAATGGAAAAGAAGCTTCTTTTGATACGGTTATTCTGGCGCAACATTTACCGGGCATTATTTCAAGTTTGAAAAACTCCGGTATTATGACGGAATGGGATAACTTTACTCGGGATTATTCTGAATATACCTCGATTTTGATTATTACCGGACTCTGGAGGAATCTTTCAAATGATTTATTATCTAAGATTCACTCTCTTTCCACTATTCAGGGAGAACGAGGGACAGAGATGGAACTTATTACTCTTGAAAGCAAAAAGTATCCTCCAGAAACCAACACCCTGATTTTATCGATTCAATTTTCCGCTTCTTTTAGTTCCCGTAATCTTGAACGCTGGGTGGATGAGAATTACAAACCCCTTCCTGCCAGTTTTGCAGCCGCAGAATATTTTCTTCCAAGAGCGCTTGCTCTATTAGGCTTACAGGAGTTGGAAGATAAAGTACCGGATGAATTTTATCCACGTAAATGGAGATATGCTTTCCCGGATTCTTCTCTTTTTGAAAGAGAATTAGAGCTTGATTTTTCTTCTGAAAAGTATAGGGCTTATCTTGATATGTGTTATAAAACAAATATTTGGCCTATTGGGGACTGGTTGTGGGGAGGGGATGTGAGTCGCTGCGTGTTAGGCGGTATTGAACTCGCAAAAGAAATAAAAAAAAAGGGACTACCATAA
- the dnaG gene encoding DNA primase, giving the protein MQTFKEFVERVKREVRLESYISRHIQLKKQGRRYLGLCPFHNEKTPSFTVSPDLGFFHCFGCGKSGDIFTFVQEFEKVDFNRAREILADYSGIPLQISDRDKDKQDEKIELFSLNRKALSFFKASLYSGIGKEARDYLASRKISEKEAEYFELGYAPPGYQNLLQAVCKTDREKKQALSLGLLKERAGKTGEYYDFFRSRLIFPIKDRNGNIAAFGGRVIGESNEAKYINSPASIVYDKGSSFYNLYQAGPSIRKNRKAILVEGYLDVIGLFAREIDYVVAPLGTGLSEVQIRTLRSYADELLLMYDGDSAGKRAAFRASQLCLNEKMPVKIFLLEDGKDPFDLSREKNKLEIDRLIEDKSLELSAFILSEILSGVSSGSSPEKKRRALEGLFQFIRNLNLKTDQDMYLKLSAEKLGIEASALSEDFFSGSKQNNNFQVKTNNPDTEKKVKKTQSPLAICEKRLIAMLIMHNELFEYANRLSEVDFVDDDASFLWDYIYTLFLNEEQISPEGLLSSDVQGISIDFIAGYLIEETEQRENVVEIFLELLDRHELLSLEEKIKRLSVFEPNMVETEKAETIKRLMELSIKREELRNKLRERTPGPERG; this is encoded by the coding sequence TTGCAAACCTTTAAAGAATTTGTTGAACGAGTCAAGAGGGAAGTCCGTCTTGAATCTTATATTTCCAGACATATTCAACTCAAGAAACAGGGTAGGCGTTACCTTGGATTATGTCCTTTTCATAATGAAAAGACTCCTTCATTTACCGTTTCACCTGATCTGGGTTTTTTTCATTGTTTTGGCTGTGGAAAATCAGGAGATATTTTTACTTTTGTCCAGGAGTTCGAGAAGGTAGATTTTAATCGAGCCAGGGAAATTCTGGCTGACTATTCCGGTATTCCTCTACAGATTTCTGACCGGGACAAAGATAAACAGGATGAGAAAATTGAACTTTTTTCCCTGAATCGTAAGGCTTTAAGTTTCTTTAAGGCGTCCCTTTATTCTGGAATAGGGAAAGAAGCGAGGGATTATCTTGCTTCTCGTAAAATTTCAGAAAAGGAAGCGGAATATTTTGAGCTGGGCTATGCCCCTCCCGGTTACCAGAATCTTTTACAGGCAGTATGTAAAACTGATAGAGAAAAAAAGCAGGCCTTATCTCTTGGTCTATTAAAAGAGCGAGCCGGTAAGACAGGAGAATATTACGATTTTTTTCGTTCCAGATTGATTTTTCCTATTAAAGATAGGAATGGAAATATTGCAGCCTTTGGTGGAAGAGTAATCGGAGAATCAAATGAAGCAAAATATATAAATAGTCCGGCTTCGATTGTTTATGATAAGGGTAGTTCTTTTTATAATCTTTACCAGGCAGGACCTTCTATTCGAAAGAATCGTAAAGCCATTCTTGTTGAGGGTTATTTGGATGTAATCGGTCTATTTGCCAGAGAAATTGATTACGTAGTGGCTCCACTTGGAACAGGACTCAGTGAGGTTCAGATTCGTACTTTAAGAAGTTATGCAGATGAACTTCTTTTAATGTATGATGGAGATAGCGCTGGTAAGCGGGCTGCGTTTCGAGCGAGCCAGCTTTGTCTGAACGAAAAAATGCCTGTCAAAATTTTTCTTCTGGAAGATGGGAAAGATCCCTTTGATTTGTCCAGGGAAAAGAATAAACTTGAAATCGATAGGTTGATAGAAGATAAATCTCTCGAACTTTCAGCGTTTATTTTATCTGAAATTTTAAGCGGAGTTTCTTCGGGTTCGAGTCCGGAAAAAAAACGCAGGGCCCTCGAAGGTCTTTTCCAATTTATTCGAAACCTAAACTTGAAAACGGATCAGGACATGTATCTGAAATTGTCAGCGGAGAAACTCGGTATCGAAGCCTCTGCACTTTCTGAAGATTTTTTCAGCGGCAGCAAACAAAATAATAATTTTCAAGTCAAAACAAATAATCCCGATACTGAAAAAAAAGTTAAAAAAACTCAGAGCCCTCTTGCTATTTGTGAAAAGCGCTTGATTGCTATGCTTATTATGCATAATGAGCTTTTCGAATATGCAAACCGACTCTCTGAAGTGGATTTTGTCGACGACGACGCTTCGTTTCTCTGGGATTATATTTATACTCTATTTCTTAACGAAGAACAGATTTCACCGGAAGGACTTTTGTCTTCAGATGTTCAGGGAATCAGTATTGATTTTATTGCTGGTTACCTGATAGAAGAAACAGAGCAAAGGGAAAATGTAGTAGAAATTTTTTTGGAACTTTTAGACAGGCACGAACTTTTAAGTCTGGAAGAAAAGATAAAGCGCCTCTCTGTTTTTGAACCTAATATGGTGGAAACTGAGAAAGCAGAAACTATTAAAAGGCTAATGGAATTAAGCATTAAACGTGAAGAACTTAGAAACAAATTACGAGAACGCACACCAGGTCCAGAAAGAGGTTAA
- a CDS encoding GatB/YqeY domain-containing protein — translation MSLQAKINEDLKAAIKRKDQNTLPVLRMLKSDIQYELAKTGASSLDDEKVLSIIKKAMKQREESAGEYERAGREDLKQREEHEAEILSSYLPPPLSREEILELIAKLIKENPPTKAADSGKYVGKAMQELKGKNIDGALVALLVKEEIQKLF, via the coding sequence ATGTCTTTACAGGCAAAGATTAACGAAGATTTAAAAGCGGCCATTAAGAGAAAGGATCAGAATACGCTTCCTGTACTCAGGATGTTGAAATCTGATATTCAATATGAGCTCGCGAAGACAGGGGCCTCCTCTCTGGATGATGAAAAAGTCCTTTCTATTATAAAAAAGGCTATGAAACAGAGAGAGGAGTCTGCCGGAGAATATGAAAGAGCTGGACGTGAAGACCTAAAACAAAGGGAAGAGCATGAAGCGGAAATTCTTTCTTCCTATCTTCCTCCTCCTTTATCCAGAGAAGAGATTCTGGAGCTTATCGCAAAACTTATAAAAGAAAACCCACCTACAAAAGCGGCTGATTCAGGGAAGTATGTTGGTAAAGCCATGCAAGAATTAAAGGGAAAGAACATAGATGGTGCCCTTGTTGCTCTTCTTGTAAAAGAAGAGATTCAGAAGTTATTCTAA
- a CDS encoding PD-(D/E)XK nuclease family transposase has product MLAPLSNEVIFKIAFTDREVLTCFVRDILGLDVILGNIETEKRFSPKIGNIDFAYDIFAETEDERFIIEIQNVEYDYHFDRFLHYHNMAISEQQKSSKDYKTNQVVYTIVIISSPYDGLDINGNPIKDEVLISSADPRNLMDKLVPIFGHKFILLNPHNRTDSMPANYRDWLDLIYESIYNQENYRVNLKNEGIRKAVQLIDYDRLSPLQIREMKEEEGRKVVLSMYDTRVKRAEAEKQKAEEEKQKAEQEKEEAIKKAEEDKSLLYKTMVNRLFARGQSFTEIAETTGLTLAEVESLLNSSSV; this is encoded by the coding sequence ATGCTGGCACCTTTAAGCAATGAAGTTATTTTTAAAATTGCCTTTACTGACAGAGAAGTCCTGACTTGCTTTGTTAGAGATATTCTTGGCCTTGATGTTATTCTTGGGAATATTGAAACAGAAAAAAGGTTCTCACCTAAGATTGGTAATATCGATTTTGCCTATGATATTTTTGCTGAAACCGAAGACGAGCGATTTATCATCGAAATCCAGAACGTGGAATATGATTACCACTTTGATCGCTTTTTGCATTACCATAATATGGCAATTTCAGAACAACAGAAAAGTTCAAAAGATTACAAAACCAATCAGGTAGTTTATACCATAGTTATTATATCCAGTCCCTATGATGGTCTGGATATAAATGGAAATCCTATTAAAGATGAGGTTCTTATCTCCAGTGCAGATCCGAGAAACCTTATGGATAAACTTGTGCCTATATTTGGTCATAAATTTATTTTGTTAAATCCACACAATAGAACAGATAGTATGCCTGCAAATTATCGCGATTGGTTAGATCTTATCTATGAGTCTATTTATAACCAGGAAAACTATAGGGTAAATTTAAAAAACGAAGGCATAAGGAAAGCGGTTCAACTGATAGACTATGACAGATTATCTCCTTTACAGATTCGTGAAATGAAGGAAGAAGAAGGCAGGAAAGTCGTTCTATCCATGTATGATACACGTGTGAAGAGAGCCGAAGCCGAAAAACAGAAGGCAGAGGAAGAAAAACAGAAGGCGGAGCAGGAAAAAGAAGAAGCAATTAAAAAAGCAGAGGAGGATAAAAGTTTGCTTTATAAGACTATGGTCAATCGGCTTTTTGCCAGAGGACAAAGTTTTACAGAAATTGCAGAAACTACAGGTTTAACGCTAGCTGAAGTTGAGTCTTTATTAAACTCTTCTTCTGTTTGA
- a CDS encoding enoyl-CoA hydratase/isomerase family protein, with translation MEHIVLEKDGKLGWIIFNRPEKRNALNLLMWQSIPKLIEELNRDEEIRVILFRGAGEEAFIAGADISEFKELRNNLETAEFYNEATQVAFRSIRNSYKPVISMIHGFCIGGGCAIALNSDLRISADNSSFALPPAKLGLAYGYENVQQVINVVGASYAREMLYTAKLYNALEAKNMGLVHQVVPVLELVEFTKKYAMKIAENAPLSVHAVKVAINEHIKAPEDRHFEKIMEAMNACYDSEDYREGYTAFLEKRKPVFKGK, from the coding sequence ATGGAACATATTGTATTAGAAAAAGATGGAAAGCTTGGCTGGATAATTTTTAACCGTCCGGAAAAACGAAACGCACTAAATTTGCTTATGTGGCAATCTATTCCCAAATTAATCGAAGAATTGAATCGGGATGAAGAGATTCGGGTTATTTTATTTCGGGGAGCCGGTGAGGAAGCCTTTATTGCCGGAGCAGATATTTCGGAGTTTAAAGAACTTCGCAATAATCTCGAAACAGCTGAGTTTTATAATGAAGCAACGCAGGTGGCCTTTCGTTCTATACGTAATTCTTATAAACCGGTAATTTCTATGATTCATGGATTTTGTATTGGGGGGGGGTGTGCGATTGCATTAAATTCTGATCTCAGGATATCAGCAGATAATTCCAGTTTTGCCTTGCCTCCAGCCAAATTAGGTTTGGCCTATGGTTATGAAAATGTTCAGCAGGTTATCAATGTCGTAGGTGCTTCTTATGCAAGAGAAATGTTGTATACTGCCAAGCTTTATAATGCTCTTGAAGCAAAGAATATGGGGCTTGTTCATCAGGTTGTGCCTGTATTGGAATTGGTAGAATTTACAAAAAAGTATGCGATGAAGATAGCAGAAAATGCACCTTTGAGTGTTCATGCTGTGAAGGTAGCTATAAACGAGCATATAAAGGCACCGGAGGACAGGCATTTTGAAAAAATTATGGAAGCAATGAATGCCTGCTATGATAGTGAGGATTACAGGGAAGGTTATACAGCTTTTTTAGAAAAACGTAAACCGGTATTTAAGGGGAAGTGA
- a CDS encoding 30S ribosomal protein S21 — protein sequence MVGNSPREVGIVIKEGESIEGALRRFKRDCANAGILSEIKKREHFEKPSVIRKKAVEAAKRKRDKKKRIFAKKDKL from the coding sequence ATGGTAGGTAATTCTCCGAGAGAAGTCGGGATCGTTATTAAAGAAGGGGAATCCATTGAAGGAGCCCTCAGAAGATTCAAAAGAGATTGTGCAAATGCAGGAATCCTCAGTGAAATAAAAAAAAGAGAACACTTCGAAAAACCCAGCGTAATCCGTAAAAAAGCTGTTGAAGCTGCCAAAAGAAAGAGAGACAAAAAAAAACGTATCTTCGCGAAAAAAGATAAGTTATAA
- a CDS encoding DUF445 family protein produces the protein MNADTLGILLMPFTYGFIGWVTNVLALRMTFYPLKFVGIPPYLGWQGIVPRKAPNLALKSIKIMTEKLIRLEEFFAKVDPELMEKDFQPIVDAMIPQICDELLHEVFPSQMDTLKEQEDLIIAEVKLRSSHAVKEISQKIKENPSGVFNFRSLVLRKLTGPNVEQIVEIFEEVGSKEFSFIEKSGFVFGAILGGMQALLWLVYPQWWTLPLQGVFVGFITNWLALTMIFRPLNEKRFGFFAYQGLFLKRQEEVSKKYSQLFATKILTGSNVMEEVLYKRVARKLIETILKVSGEILKETPAEGREFKELQEEVVESLKKASNQLEKYMERAMSIEKNMFSRMKALPPEEFEPILRSAFQEDEYILILIGSVLGAVTGGLQAVYMLYFS, from the coding sequence ATGAACGCTGATACCCTCGGAATTCTCTTAATGCCTTTTACCTATGGCTTCATCGGTTGGGTAACCAATGTCTTAGCGCTTCGCATGACCTTTTATCCTCTCAAATTTGTGGGTATTCCACCTTATCTGGGCTGGCAGGGAATTGTTCCCAGGAAGGCTCCGAATCTTGCACTAAAATCGATAAAGATAATGACCGAAAAGCTGATTCGTCTTGAGGAGTTTTTTGCAAAGGTAGATCCGGAGCTTATGGAAAAGGACTTTCAGCCCATAGTAGATGCGATGATTCCACAAATATGTGATGAATTATTACATGAAGTTTTTCCTTCTCAGATGGATACTTTAAAAGAACAGGAAGATCTGATTATTGCGGAAGTGAAGCTTCGTTCCTCTCATGCGGTAAAAGAAATTAGCCAGAAAATAAAGGAAAACCCTTCCGGTGTATTCAATTTTCGTTCTCTGGTTCTTCGTAAGCTAACCGGCCCCAATGTCGAGCAGATTGTTGAGATCTTTGAAGAAGTGGGTTCTAAAGAGTTTTCTTTTATCGAAAAAAGTGGATTTGTATTCGGAGCTATACTGGGTGGTATGCAGGCACTTCTGTGGTTGGTTTATCCTCAGTGGTGGACTTTACCTCTTCAGGGTGTCTTTGTGGGCTTTATAACGAACTGGCTGGCTCTTACTATGATTTTTCGTCCTCTTAATGAAAAGAGATTTGGTTTTTTTGCTTACCAGGGTTTATTCTTAAAGAGACAGGAAGAAGTCTCGAAGAAATATTCCCAGCTTTTTGCTACAAAGATTCTAACCGGTTCCAATGTAATGGAAGAAGTTTTATATAAACGAGTTGCCAGGAAATTGATAGAAACAATCCTCAAAGTAAGTGGAGAAATTTTAAAAGAAACTCCGGCAGAGGGTAGGGAATTTAAAGAACTCCAGGAGGAAGTAGTAGAGTCTCTAAAAAAAGCTTCAAACCAACTGGAAAAATACATGGAGAGGGCTATGTCTATCGAGAAAAATATGTTTTCTCGGATGAAAGCCTTGCCCCCGGAAGAATTCGAGCCTATCCTTCGCTCTGCTTTCCAGGAAGATGAATACATTCTAATTCTTATTGGTTCGGTCCTGGGGGCCGTTACAGGTGGCTTACAGGCTGTCTATATGTTATATTTTTCTTGA
- a CDS encoding PilZ domain-containing protein yields MSAIFPISFSKLPKRLILIGFLFVMIPLISYLATAREIEKPIYDYKSIFTSLAPPTSIIHKRFPISQKFYVVEVGIRYYKIMLNLMAFVIGVGLLGVKRWAYFLFLTFNFILIIDSIYRVFNTGLSPRIVYNLLLTLFYFIILQYFLSKDISTPYLTLVPRSFRRKWRIEIPVKGTLITIPGEKYPFTTIDISPGGCLAKIDGNIELGQECKLVLELDENWVVEAVPVRREGDLLGLQFSYSNSQYGSQKKLSEYLQGKLLPRYYKKIFADVYQNNKKIDGYILNISEGGFFFVSDSASVQKGEKVQFNFSMMGISFSGDAFVSWINTEKKYDKPVGFGVSFENLKRESIYNFLLLVHRLFYKQDERER; encoded by the coding sequence ATGAGTGCAATTTTTCCAATTTCCTTTTCTAAACTTCCAAAAAGGCTTATATTAATAGGCTTTTTGTTTGTAATGATTCCGCTTATCAGCTACCTGGCTACTGCCAGAGAAATTGAGAAGCCTATCTATGATTATAAGTCTATTTTTACAAGTTTGGCTCCACCCACAAGCATTATACACAAACGTTTTCCTATTAGTCAGAAGTTTTATGTAGTTGAAGTTGGAATTCGTTATTATAAAATCATGTTGAACCTGATGGCCTTTGTGATTGGAGTTGGTCTTTTGGGGGTAAAGCGCTGGGCATATTTTTTGTTTTTGACTTTTAATTTTATCCTCATCATTGACAGTATTTACAGGGTTTTTAATACGGGTTTAAGTCCGAGGATTGTTTATAATCTTCTCCTTACTTTATTTTATTTCATCATTTTACAATATTTTTTAAGTAAAGATATATCTACTCCCTATCTTACACTTGTGCCGAGAAGTTTTCGCCGTAAGTGGAGGATTGAAATTCCGGTTAAAGGGACTCTCATTACGATTCCCGGTGAGAAGTATCCTTTTACGACTATCGACATTAGTCCGGGTGGCTGTCTTGCTAAGATTGATGGAAATATAGAGCTCGGACAGGAATGTAAATTAGTATTAGAACTGGATGAAAACTGGGTGGTCGAAGCTGTGCCGGTTAGAAGAGAAGGCGATTTACTGGGTCTTCAGTTCAGTTATTCAAATAGCCAATATGGAAGCCAGAAGAAACTCAGTGAATATTTACAGGGAAAACTTCTTCCTAGATATTATAAAAAGATTTTTGCAGATGTATATCAGAATAATAAGAAGATAGATGGGTATATTCTGAACATTTCGGAAGGAGGATTTTTCTTTGTTTCTGATTCCGCTTCCGTACAAAAGGGAGAAAAAGTTCAATTTAATTTCTCTATGATGGGAATTTCTTTTTCCGGAGATGCTTTTGTCAGTTGGATTAATACGGAAAAAAAATACGATAAACCCGTTGGTTTTGGAGTTTCCTTTGAAAATTTAAAACGAGAGTCTATTTATAACTTTCTGCTTCTGGTCCACAGACTCTTTTATAAGCAGGACGAAAGAGAAAGATAA
- a CDS encoding CYTH domain-containing protein, whose protein sequence is MGLEIERKFLVKIDKLPELSEGKEIQQGYISSEGAAVIRIRIMAEKAFLTIKSNSPGLSRLEFEYAIPMNDAKDMIQQLCKGKYIKKKRYTLQVAKHTWEIDVFEDENKGLIIAEIELETESESFELPDWIEKEVTSEKKYYNANLMKSPYLQWK, encoded by the coding sequence ATGGGATTAGAGATCGAACGCAAATTCTTAGTGAAAATAGATAAACTCCCCGAACTTTCAGAGGGAAAAGAAATTCAGCAGGGCTACATTTCTTCCGAAGGAGCTGCTGTTATCAGAATACGGATTATGGCAGAAAAAGCCTTCCTTACTATCAAGTCAAACTCCCCCGGCTTAAGTCGCTTAGAATTTGAGTATGCAATTCCTATGAATGATGCGAAAGATATGATCCAGCAACTCTGCAAAGGTAAATACATCAAAAAAAAGCGTTATACTTTACAGGTAGCAAAGCATACCTGGGAAATAGATGTATTCGAAGATGAGAATAAAGGCTTGATAATAGCAGAAATTGAGTTGGAAACTGAATCGGAAAGCTTTGAACTCCCCGATTGGATTGAAAAGGAAGTTACATCTGAAAAAAAATATTATAATGCAAACCTGATGAAATCACCATATCTTCAGTGGAAATAA
- the rpoD gene encoding RNA polymerase sigma factor RpoD, whose amino-acid sequence MENLQSLPEVQRIISIGKTNSEVSYDEINDILPDKILNSEKIDDVFTLLHEMGIEVVEEYSKKALENQQAAAAPPTPAAPAGKEEKPSRKKKETNVVSASSEDPIRLYLKEIGKVSLISGETEVFLAKRIEKGEKIIEETILSSSILRANFLKLIPKIKSRKIKVYELVHVDKMYALNQIEADKLEKLFFDNMDLIQGEEKVLNEAINKIRKYSENSKKFRELKDKIEQATARIDVCVRQIGVSQREIQKLSQKIKSMVFRIKEIDRHFLKIKARYGHDVKEIKTFNRFIEKNENIEDIEKMMGVPIDEVREVIKDIRNNERKLRRMEQEAGSPTDIIKEWGEKIIKGEREISQAKKELVKANLRLVVSIAKRYANRGMHFFDLIQEGNIGLIKAVDKFEYKKGYKFSTYATWWIRQAITRAISDQARTIRVPVHMIEQVNKVIREARLFVQEFGRDPTNEEIAERLGWPVQKVKAVKNVGREPISLEIPVGSEEDSELGDFIEDKEVESPINAAAGSILAEQIRQVLQTLPAREQKVIRMRFGLDDGYAQTLEEVGYQFKVTRERIRQIEAKALRRLRHPTRSKKLKDYILD is encoded by the coding sequence ATGGAAAATTTGCAGAGCCTTCCGGAGGTTCAGAGAATTATTTCTATAGGCAAGACCAACAGTGAAGTGTCATATGATGAAATCAATGATATTCTTCCTGATAAGATTCTGAATTCTGAAAAGATAGACGATGTATTTACTTTATTGCATGAGATGGGAATCGAGGTTGTCGAGGAATATTCCAAAAAAGCCCTCGAAAATCAACAGGCTGCTGCGGCTCCTCCAACTCCTGCAGCACCAGCCGGGAAGGAAGAAAAGCCCAGTCGTAAGAAAAAAGAAACTAATGTAGTGAGTGCTTCTTCTGAGGATCCGATTCGCCTTTATCTGAAAGAGATTGGAAAGGTAAGCTTAATTTCCGGTGAAACAGAAGTCTTTTTGGCCAAAAGGATAGAAAAGGGAGAAAAAATTATTGAAGAAACCATCCTTTCTTCCAGTATTCTGCGTGCTAATTTCCTAAAGTTAATTCCTAAAATTAAAAGCCGTAAAATTAAGGTTTATGAATTGGTTCATGTTGACAAGATGTATGCTCTGAACCAGATAGAAGCTGACAAACTGGAAAAACTGTTTTTTGATAATATGGATTTGATCCAGGGAGAAGAAAAAGTTCTGAATGAGGCTATAAATAAAATACGCAAGTATTCTGAAAATAGCAAGAAATTCCGGGAGCTAAAAGATAAAATTGAACAGGCTACTGCAAGGATCGATGTATGCGTACGGCAAATCGGTGTATCACAAAGAGAGATTCAGAAGCTTTCCCAAAAAATAAAATCCATGGTTTTTCGTATCAAAGAAATCGATCGTCATTTCTTAAAGATTAAAGCCAGATACGGTCATGATGTAAAAGAAATTAAAACTTTTAACCGTTTTATTGAGAAAAATGAAAATATAGAAGACATTGAAAAAATGATGGGTGTCCCGATTGATGAAGTTCGGGAAGTGATTAAGGATATCCGTAATAATGAAAGAAAACTCCGCCGGATGGAACAGGAAGCCGGTTCTCCTACAGATATAATCAAAGAATGGGGAGAAAAAATTATAAAGGGAGAAAGAGAAATCTCCCAGGCAAAAAAGGAATTGGTTAAAGCTAACCTAAGGCTTGTTGTATCTATTGCCAAACGCTATGCTAATCGTGGAATGCATTTCTTTGACCTGATCCAGGAAGGAAATATTGGTTTAATCAAGGCTGTCGATAAGTTTGAATACAAGAAAGGTTATAAGTTTTCTACTTATGCTACCTGGTGGATCCGTCAGGCTATTACACGAGCTATTTCGGATCAGGCAAGAACCATCCGGGTGCCGGTTCATATGATCGAGCAGGTGAATAAGGTCATTCGAGAAGCAAGACTCTTTGTACAGGAGTTTGGACGTGATCCTACTAATGAGGAAATTGCCGAACGTCTGGGTTGGCCGGTTCAAAAAGTAAAAGCTGTAAAAAATGTGGGAAGGGAGCCTATTTCTCTGGAAATTCCGGTCGGTTCGGAAGAGGACTCGGAACTCGGAGATTTTATTGAGGACAAAGAAGTTGAATCTCCCATAAATGCAGCTGCCGGTAGTATTTTGGCCGAGCAAATTCGGCAGGTACTTCAAACCTTGCCTGCAAGGGAACAGAAAGTAATTCGTATGCGTTTTGGTCTGGATGATGGTTATGCGCAAACTCTGGAAGAGGTTGGCTATCAATTCAAGGTAACAAGGGAAAGAATTCGACAGATTGAAGCCAAGGCCCTTCGAAGACTCAGGCATCCAACCCGATCTAAAAAACTGAAAGATTATATTCTGGATTAA
- a CDS encoding class I SAM-dependent methyltransferase, which yields MELIPCNNCNHHEFSPLFRKKSSQGEEFTVVKCKSCGLVQVNPQPSEEEVAKYYSNEYFTKRTDRGYDNYYSEKIKNEISRVFNLNLKDLKFFEWEESLAIKTSLDIGCAAGYFVDFMKDRGWKAKGIDIAEAPVAFAREKLGLEVYRADFLDWDLQTEEKFDLITLWASIEHLHKPKETLQKIYRHLKPGGRMILSTCRYGFLAFFQGVNWRFMNVPEHLYYYSLEGLISQCRTIGFKKNAWISYGSGLTTNKEAGLLYQFFKTVADNLVKVTGQGDMIAVSFLKDE from the coding sequence ATGGAATTAATTCCCTGTAATAACTGTAATCATCATGAGTTTTCTCCTCTTTTTCGTAAAAAAAGTTCACAGGGAGAAGAATTTACTGTAGTTAAGTGTAAATCTTGTGGCTTAGTGCAGGTAAACCCTCAGCCCTCAGAAGAAGAGGTTGCAAAATACTATTCTAATGAATATTTTACAAAAAGAACCGACAGGGGTTATGACAACTATTATTCGGAGAAGATAAAGAACGAGATTAGCCGTGTTTTTAACTTAAATCTAAAAGACCTGAAGTTCTTTGAATGGGAAGAAAGCCTTGCTATTAAAACCAGTCTGGATATTGGTTGTGCTGCTGGATATTTTGTTGATTTCATGAAAGACAGGGGCTGGAAAGCAAAAGGTATAGACATAGCTGAAGCACCTGTGGCATTTGCCAGAGAAAAACTTGGACTGGAAGTTTATCGAGCGGATTTTTTGGATTGGGATTTACAGACTGAAGAAAAATTTGACCTGATTACTCTCTGGGCTTCTATTGAGCATTTACATAAGCCAAAGGAAACCTTACAAAAGATTTATCGGCATTTAAAACCGGGAGGGAGGATGATACTTTCTACCTGTAGATATGGTTTTTTGGCTTTTTTTCAGGGAGTTAATTGGAGGTTTATGAATGTTCCGGAACATTTGTACTATTATTCTCTCGAAGGCCTTATTTCTCAATGTCGAACTATTGGTTTTAAAAAAAATGCCTGGATAAGCTATGGAAGCGGTCTTACTACGAATAAGGAAGCAGGTCTTCTGTATCAGTTTTTTAAAACAGTTGCCGATAATCTGGTTAAAGTAACAGGTCAGGGAGATATGATAGCAGTATCTTTCCTGAAAGATGAATAG